Proteins encoded by one window of Bacillus sp. DTU_2020_1000418_1_SI_GHA_SEK_038:
- a CDS encoding anthrax toxin lethal factor-related metalloendopeptidase → MSKRKLLECNQECLVETLIVLPQDSYDSTSVNQIKGRLQSLPESVLVQLIQQNIRMLLVNGPITETKEYAYLKGVIPRGWENLNKTWDDVPGIGGNKTVVVRIGYSEKGNGHGSINLELHELAHTIDNILKNHLSTSSGFSAIWNLEKKKLFPNEEYFNLYPEEYFAECFAMYYRDKDTRKKLQTLAPKTYQFIENIK, encoded by the coding sequence TTGTCAAAAAGAAAATTACTAGAATGCAATCAAGAATGTTTAGTAGAAACGCTAATTGTTTTACCGCAGGATTCTTATGATTCAACTTCTGTTAACCAAATAAAAGGACGTTTACAATCTCTGCCTGAGTCTGTTTTGGTTCAACTAATACAGCAGAATATTCGCATGCTGCTAGTGAACGGGCCCATAACAGAAACAAAAGAATATGCATACTTAAAAGGAGTTATTCCACGAGGTTGGGAGAATCTCAATAAAACATGGGATGATGTCCCTGGCATTGGCGGAAATAAAACGGTCGTTGTTCGAATTGGATATAGTGAAAAAGGGAACGGACATGGCTCGATTAATCTTGAATTACACGAGCTAGCCCACACCATAGATAATATACTAAAAAACCATTTATCAACTTCCTCTGGATTTAGCGCTATCTGGAATTTAGAAAAGAAAAAGCTATTCCCAAATGAAGAATATTTTAACCTTTATCCAGAGGAGTATTTCGCGGAATGCTTTGCCATGTATTACCGTGACAAAGATACAAGAAAAAAACTGCAGACCCTTGCACCAAAAACCTATCAATTTATTGAAAATATTAAATAG